The Brachypodium distachyon strain Bd21 chromosome 4, Brachypodium_distachyon_v3.0, whole genome shotgun sequence nucleotide sequence TTTTTCAACAGGAAAGTCCTCCTGCCCGAGAAGCGTAGGGTGCCGGTGTTGACGATGATGCCAAGAGTTCAAGATCTACTCTGTGCATTGGGAAGTAAGTTGACGAAAGAATGTTCAAGTGCATGCCGATTCACGCGATGGATTTTTAGACGTTGGTCGAGAACTGGTTGGGCtttgattttcagtttttcacCCTGATCATTTTTGGGGAGCTGCCAACACGGTCACCGAGTGGTGGCATGCAGGGCATCTCCTTCCACTCGCGTAACCGTCAAAAGGCAATTACCTCACTCCTCATGTTTGGTTGTCGTTTTTTCCGCCCTTGTTTCTAGGGGTTGTATGGGACCTCTTTGGAGCTCTAACTTCTTCTCTATTAATGGAATCCGTTTCAAGTTGTTTGGCCGGAAGGAATGGCTGTAGCTGTAGCATGTAGTTATTTTTTCCCCATCTGTTGATGGACTGGCAGGGAAAGTCTCGATCCTTTTGTAGATGGCAGCTCTGCTAGGGAGTTTTGATTCGGCGAAATGCCTGGAGATGTACTACTTTCCGCGTATTGATCTTTTTCTATCTTGTCTAGACTGTTAGGGCGGTGTTTCTTTTTGTAGCTGGCCGGTAACCCCAGCATAACAGACTTGAGCTTTCTAAATAAAGCCAATCGAGGCGAAAGCATATTCTCTGAACAAAAATGTCTATCGATAGTCGTCGATCGCCATCCATATATAGGCTCATCACATGCTGACATGCAGATGATCAAATCACAAACCGCGGGCGGGCACAGAAGAAATTCCCAATTAATCAGTCAAACTGTGATTAAATTAATTCCACAGAAATGTGGCCGCCGGTCAATCGACCCGTCCATGGATTAATTACACAGGTTTGCTAATATCTTGcttaatttgattaattaatcagCTAGAGCTAGCTCACTTAGCGCGCGCGTGCACGCAATTAGCACCAGTGacgtgcatgcatatgcatggcatGGCTGCTAATACTACTCCTGCATGCGTCTCCTCCCGTCAGATGTACACCGATGGGCCAGATTGTTTTTATTCATCAGTAGTTGACGACGGAGCGGTAGGTGCGGCCGGGCTGCCAGCCGGCGGGGAtgacgtcggcggcgacgagcttCCTGCCGGAGCCGGACGTGAGCCGGATCGACATGGGCCCCTGCAGCGGGCCCCCGTTGTACTTCCAGACGGCGCCCCAGGAGCGCTGCATCGGGGCCCACCCCCCGCCGGAACCGCCGTGCTGGCGGAGGTCGACGGCGGAcaggtcgccgtcgccggactCGTCCTCCACCAGCACCGCCAGGTAGTACGGGTTCGACCCGACGTCCACCTTGAATGCCATGTCCACTCCCTTCCAGTTGCACGCCACCCTGTAATTAAAGAAATTAACCGATCAAATTAAAGACTTGTTAATTTACTGGTACGCAGTGCAAATTAGTCTCGAATTACACTCTGATCAGGTTAATATATGTGTTTTTTACCGGTTGAACTGGACTTTGATGTTGCCGGCGTGGCGGAGGGCCTCGGCGAGGCCGGGCTTGGCCATGGCGCCGAAGGCCCTGCCGCCGAGGTCGAAGTGGAAGCGCTCGGAGAGGCACGTCCCGTCGGGGCACTCGTCGGTCACCACCACGgtcaccggccggccggagcaAGCCGCGTTTCCCGTGCATTtcacctgcatgcatgcgcacaCGATCAGCTGAATTCCCGGATAATAATTTGGGTAATAATTAATAGAGGAGAAATGGTAACGGCCGGGGGAAATTAAATGGTCGAAAGAAAGTAAAGAAACCGATCGACCGATTTGTGTTACCTGGTAGCAAGCGCCGCAGCCCTGGCCGCTCTGGAAGATGGAGGGCCCGCCGGCGGTGATCATGGCGGAGAACGGCGGCTGCTCCACGTCGCCCTGGTACCCGCACGCACCGCCTTATACATGCAGGGTGTCGACGACGCCGTGTCAGTAACTCGATGATCTCTGAGCAATTAATTAATCACTGTATATATATACGCGTTAGGTGACGTAccgtcggtgccggcgccTCCGGGGGGGCCGTACCACGTGGCGCGGGCGTCGGCCCAGCCATGGACCTCGCGGCGGAGCTCCTCGGCCTGCAcggccgacggcgacggcgcgccaCAGTTGCAGAGCAGCAGGAGGCTGCAGGCTACTACAGCCGGCGCCGCGAACACGAAAGAGGAACCCATTTGCTCGCTCGCTCGCAACAATTCACGACACTATTTGGAAACAAGATGATATCAGACTGTATTACAGAATCGATCGAGACTTGGAGAGATGATGGAAATGTGGCCGAGCATGGCCAGGGATTTATAGGCAGGCACGTGCCTGAACGCGCGGGCCCAGGTCGCGGCAtcgattaattaattaattcctGACCGGGAAACTATTAATTTTGTGATGTCGTGGAAATTTCTTCTGTAGAGGGCTGATGATTGTACTGAGTAGCGTGGTAACTTGGAGGGGGCAAATTCGTTCAAAATTTTGCGGGATTTGGTAAGCACGCATGTGTAATGGTTCCAATTCATTAAAACAAGGATTTGACCAACGTCCACTTTATTAGTACGCGGTTTATATGATTTAGAATTGGCATGCTTTTCAAAGCGCCGGCGGATTTTCTAATGAAAATCGATTGGGAGAGCCCactgttttctttttaagtATATATTATTGCGAATGGCAGTTACAAGTAATATTTGGATACGACTTTAATGATCCCAATTAACTTTTaggtcaaactttgaccaacggTTACTCTGTTGATATGATAGAATTGTAATCATCAATATGTGTAATATTTTGGATATGACTTAAATTGACTTAGTTTTAGCTTTGACCACAGGCTactctagtactccctccgtcccattgcaaaaataagtgtcgcaactttaTCGTTAGATAGTACGTGTACTTATCTAGACAAAATTGCCATAGTGCCATGTCATGTTGGTATACAGCAATAACTGACACAAGCACAGGAGTGTAAAAAAGACTAGCACGAAGGGGTTAATCATATTGAAGGTTTTTGTGGCTGAGGGTGGATACTTACTGCCATATCTTAAATGGATGAAATTtattaaataaatgttaagaaaaagtTAAATCTTTTTTGCGAAGAGATCAgtctttctttatttctttttcttccacaTCCATAGTTAAATCCAGTACTATCTGTACCTACAAGCAATTTTCGTGTCGAACTAGAAGTTCACGCATGTCCTTTTCTTATGACTCACAACTCGATCACAAACCTGCTTTTGCATGGCAAagccaaaaaaatatattacgTGCTGGTAAATGCCTTATGGCAGGACCAAT carries:
- the LOC100822692 gene encoding putative expansin-B14, yielding MGSSFVFAAPAVVACSLLLLCNCGAPSPSAVQAEELRREVHGWADARATWYGPPGGAGTDGGACGYQGDVEQPPFSAMITAGGPSIFQSGQGCGACYQVKCTGNAACSGRPVTVVVTDECPDGTCLSERFHFDLGGRAFGAMAKPGLAEALRHAGNIKVQFNRVACNWKGVDMAFKVDVGSNPYYLAVLVEDESGDGDLSAVDLRQHGGSGGGWAPMQRSWGAVWKYNGGPLQGPMSIRLTSGSGRKLVAADVIPAGWQPGRTYRSVVNY